In Actinomyces weissii, a genomic segment contains:
- the cysK gene encoding cysteine synthase A: MSIASNVTELVGSTPIVRINRLTDGAPATVLAKLESFEPAGSVKDRIALAIIRAAEADGSLQPGGTIIEATSGNTGVGLSMVGAALGYRVVITMPETMSKERRAIMRAFGAELVLTTEGGVAGAVKKAQEIQAVTPNSVLASQFANPANPAVHRATTAQEILSATGGQIDAFVAGIGTGGTLTGVGQVLREQVPGIKVFGVEPAESPLLAEGQAAPHKIQGLGPNIVPEVLDQQVWDELLHIEGDLALEYARRAAKEEGLLVGISSGAALAAAAQLAQRPELAGRTILTVLPDTGERYLSTALFAEYLN; the protein is encoded by the coding sequence ATGAGCATCGCCAGCAACGTCACCGAGCTTGTCGGCTCCACCCCGATCGTCCGCATCAACCGGCTCACCGACGGCGCGCCCGCCACCGTGCTGGCCAAGCTGGAGTCCTTTGAGCCGGCAGGCTCCGTCAAGGACCGGATCGCCCTAGCCATCATCCGCGCGGCCGAGGCCGACGGCAGCCTCCAGCCCGGCGGCACGATCATCGAGGCCACCAGCGGCAACACGGGCGTAGGCCTGTCCATGGTGGGCGCGGCCCTGGGCTACCGGGTGGTCATCACCATGCCGGAGACCATGTCCAAGGAGCGGCGTGCCATCATGCGGGCCTTCGGCGCCGAGCTGGTCCTGACCACGGAGGGCGGCGTGGCTGGCGCCGTCAAGAAGGCCCAGGAGATCCAGGCCGTGACCCCTAACTCCGTGCTCGCCTCCCAGTTCGCCAACCCGGCTAACCCCGCCGTGCACCGGGCCACAACCGCCCAGGAGATCCTGTCCGCCACCGGCGGCCAGATCGACGCCTTCGTGGCCGGGATCGGCACCGGCGGGACGCTCACCGGCGTCGGCCAGGTGCTGCGCGAGCAGGTCCCCGGAATCAAGGTGTTCGGGGTGGAGCCCGCCGAGTCCCCGCTGCTGGCCGAGGGGCAGGCCGCCCCCCACAAGATCCAGGGCCTGGGCCCCAACATCGTGCCCGAGGTGCTCGACCAGCAGGTCTGGGACGAGCTGCTGCACATCGAGGGAGACCTCGCCCTGGAGTACGCCCGCCGCGCCGCCAAGGAGGAGGGCCTGCTGGTGGGCATCTCCTCCGGCGCGGCCCTGGCCGCCGCCGCCCAGCTGGCCCAGCGTCCGGAGCTGGCGGGCAGGACCATCCTGACGGTGCTGCCGGACACCGGTGAGCGCTACCTGTCCACCGCGCTCTTCGCCGAGTACCTGAACTGA
- the epsC gene encoding serine O-acetyltransferase EpsC yields MHDSDHTVLDLIREDLATARRRDPAARSSLEVALLYPGVHALWAHRAAHKLWHKGFRFTARALSQAARNLTGVEIHPAASIGRRCFIDHGMGVVIGETAEVGEDVLLFHGVTLGGVSMSPGKRHPTIGNRVQIGAGAKVLGPVTVEDGASVGANAVLVKNLPADHVGVGVPARARSRHTDPELLLDPTAYI; encoded by the coding sequence ATGCACGATTCTGACCACACTGTCCTGGACCTGATCCGCGAGGACCTGGCCACCGCCCGCCGCCGGGACCCGGCGGCCCGCTCCAGCCTTGAGGTGGCCCTGCTGTACCCCGGCGTGCACGCCCTGTGGGCCCACCGGGCGGCGCACAAGCTCTGGCACAAGGGCTTCCGCTTCACGGCGCGGGCCCTGTCCCAGGCGGCCCGGAACCTCACCGGGGTGGAGATCCACCCGGCGGCCTCGATCGGCCGGCGCTGCTTCATTGACCACGGCATGGGGGTGGTCATCGGGGAGACGGCGGAGGTCGGCGAGGACGTGCTGCTGTTCCACGGCGTGACGCTGGGCGGGGTGTCCATGAGCCCCGGCAAGCGCCACCCCACGATCGGCAACCGCGTGCAGATCGGGGCCGGGGCCAAGGTGCTGGGGCCGGTGACGGTGGAGGACGGGGCGAGCGTCGGCGCGAACGCCGTGCTGGTCAAGAACCTGCCTGCGGACCACGTGGGCGTCGGGGTGCCCGCGCGGGCGCGCAGCCGCCACACCGACCCCGAGCTGCTGCTGGACCCCACCGCCTACATCTGA
- a CDS encoding alpha/beta fold hydrolase, which translates to MWVVTASEASALHASPWSASTAGLLTRDLHLTVPLDRSGQGDTLPDGSRTITVYAREVALAEPGGGNDPLAKPPLLFLQGGPGFESPRPSADAGLGWLGALLEHHRVILLDQRGTGRSTPVSQPEVGGSAAGTARLLTHLRADEIVEDCEDLRRALGLERWSLLGQSFGGFCVTRYLSTHADAVETAYLTGGLPAVGHSIDEVYVLTYQAAQAKTAELYARYPQDRDRMAALMEAAARGEVTTAHGVPVSPERLRGLGAQLGASGGLDALHHLLELSLDSAAFRYDLERCLPFSGRNPLYAVIHESCWADGGTTGWAAERTRPSSYDADPTLLTGEHVTRAALREDPLLRPWLEVAEILAVHEWPRIYDVDALRAAGTPGAAAVYVRDLFVPMSTSLETASLLPGMRTWVTSEWEHNGARASGGEVFRHLRALAGGTRLR; encoded by the coding sequence GTGTGGGTCGTGACCGCATCTGAAGCCTCTGCCCTGCACGCCAGCCCCTGGTCGGCCAGCACCGCCGGGCTCCTGACCCGCGACCTGCACCTGACCGTCCCCCTGGACCGCTCCGGCCAGGGCGACACGCTCCCGGACGGCAGCCGCACCATCACCGTCTACGCGCGGGAGGTAGCCCTGGCGGAGCCCGGTGGCGGGAACGACCCCCTGGCCAAGCCCCCGCTGCTGTTCCTCCAGGGCGGCCCCGGATTCGAGTCCCCCCGCCCCAGCGCCGACGCCGGGCTCGGCTGGCTCGGCGCGCTCCTGGAGCACCACCGCGTCATCCTCCTGGACCAGCGGGGCACCGGGCGCTCCACCCCAGTCAGCCAGCCTGAGGTCGGAGGCAGTGCCGCCGGGACCGCCCGCCTGCTCACCCACCTGCGTGCCGACGAGATCGTGGAGGACTGCGAGGACCTGCGGCGCGCGCTCGGGCTGGAGCGCTGGAGCCTGCTGGGCCAGTCCTTCGGCGGGTTCTGCGTCACCCGCTACCTGTCCACTCACGCCGACGCCGTCGAGACCGCCTACCTGACTGGCGGCCTGCCCGCCGTCGGCCACAGCATCGACGAGGTCTACGTCCTCACCTACCAGGCGGCACAGGCCAAGACGGCAGAGCTCTACGCCCGCTACCCCCAGGACCGTGACCGGATGGCTGCCCTGATGGAGGCGGCCGCGCGCGGTGAGGTCACCACCGCCCACGGCGTCCCCGTCAGCCCCGAGCGGCTGCGCGGCCTGGGCGCCCAGCTGGGCGCCAGCGGCGGCCTCGACGCCCTGCACCACCTCCTGGAGCTGTCCCTGGACTCTGCCGCCTTCCGGTACGACCTGGAACGCTGCCTGCCTTTCAGTGGCCGCAACCCCCTGTACGCCGTCATCCACGAGTCCTGCTGGGCCGACGGCGGGACCACCGGCTGGGCCGCCGAGCGCACCCGCCCCAGCAGCTACGACGCCGACCCCACCCTCCTGACCGGCGAGCACGTCACCCGTGCCGCCCTGCGCGAGGACCCGCTGCTGCGCCCCTGGCTGGAGGTGGCCGAGATCCTGGCGGTCCACGAGTGGCCCCGCATCTACGACGTCGACGCCTTGCGTGCCGCTGGCACTCCGGGGGCCGCCGCCGTCTACGTCCGGGACCTGTTCGTGCCCATGAGCACCTCCCTGGAGACCGCCTCGCTGCTCCCTGGAATGCGCACCTGGGTTACTAGCGAGTGGGAGCACAACGGGGCGCGTGCCAGTGGGGGAGAGGTATTCCGGCACCTGCGTGCGCTCGCGGGCGGCACGCGGCTGCGTTGA
- a CDS encoding Fpg/Nei family DNA glycosylase produces the protein MPEGHTIHRLAKALAELWSGQRLQASSPQGRFASGAARLDGQVLLGAHAHGKHLFVPFAPQADVPLESPEVTWLRVHLGLYGSWTFDGDAAFQAPHAIGAPRRRVGERGEQAVARGEGSVAADPDGPGAQAPSVGEWEPPAPRGAVRLRLLGEHGCADLTGPAACELLDSEGVAAVRRRLGPDPLREDGERAVFVAAARRRRKSVGELLMDQSVLAGVGNIYRAEVLFRCGVAPARPGSAVSEQRLRAVWDDLVPLMRDGVETGLITTVDADDVPVPLPPEDQEAGRWYVYHREGRPCLRCGARVRRAEVAGRALFWCPRCQSH, from the coding sequence GTGCCTGAGGGCCACACCATCCACCGGCTGGCCAAGGCGCTGGCCGAGCTGTGGAGCGGACAGCGCCTCCAGGCGTCCTCCCCGCAAGGGCGCTTTGCCAGCGGGGCCGCGCGCCTGGACGGTCAGGTGCTGCTGGGGGCCCACGCGCACGGCAAGCACCTGTTCGTGCCCTTCGCGCCCCAGGCCGACGTGCCGCTTGAGTCCCCGGAGGTCACCTGGCTGCGCGTGCACCTGGGGCTCTACGGCTCCTGGACCTTCGACGGCGACGCCGCCTTCCAGGCCCCGCACGCCATCGGCGCGCCCCGGCGTCGGGTCGGTGAGCGCGGCGAGCAGGCCGTGGCCCGAGGTGAGGGCTCCGTGGCAGCGGACCCGGACGGGCCGGGTGCGCAGGCGCCGTCGGTGGGGGAGTGGGAGCCGCCCGCTCCCCGTGGGGCGGTGCGCCTGCGGCTCCTGGGGGAGCACGGCTGCGCCGACCTGACCGGCCCCGCCGCCTGCGAGCTGCTGGACAGCGAGGGGGTGGCGGCGGTGCGCCGTCGCCTGGGGCCGGACCCGTTGCGTGAGGACGGGGAGCGGGCTGTCTTCGTGGCGGCGGCACGGCGGCGTCGCAAGAGCGTCGGCGAGCTGCTGATGGACCAGTCGGTGCTGGCCGGGGTGGGCAATATCTACCGGGCCGAGGTGCTGTTCCGCTGCGGCGTGGCCCCCGCGCGCCCCGGCAGCGCCGTGAGCGAGCAGCGGCTGCGGGCCGTCTGGGACGACCTGGTGCCCCTGATGCGGGACGGCGTGGAGACCGGGCTCATCACCACCGTGGACGCTGACGACGTGCCCGTGCCGCTGCCGCCGGAGGACCAGGAGGCGGGCCGCTGGTACGTCTACCACCGGGAGGGGCGGCCCTGCCTGCGCTGTGGGGCCCGGGTGCGGCGGGCTGAGGTCGCGGGGCGCGCCCTGTTCTGGTGCCCCCGCTGCCAGTCCCACTAA
- a CDS encoding ribose-5-phosphate isomerase, with translation MRIHIATDHAGFELKNELVKHLQDAGHEVIDHGAHEYEPLDDYPSFCIDCGKGVVADPGSLGVVIGGSGNGEQIAANKVDGVRAALVWNEDTARLARAHNDANVISIGFRQHDLDYCFHLVDLFIAEPFSGDERHVRRISQIAAFEAERR, from the coding sequence ATGCGCATCCATATCGCCACCGACCACGCGGGCTTCGAGCTCAAGAACGAGCTCGTCAAGCACCTGCAGGACGCTGGGCACGAGGTCATCGACCACGGGGCCCACGAGTACGAGCCCCTGGACGACTACCCCTCCTTCTGCATCGACTGCGGCAAGGGCGTGGTGGCCGACCCCGGCAGCCTGGGTGTGGTGATCGGCGGCTCCGGCAACGGCGAGCAGATCGCCGCGAACAAGGTGGACGGGGTGCGCGCCGCCCTCGTGTGGAACGAGGACACCGCCCGCCTGGCTCGCGCGCACAACGACGCCAACGTCATCTCCATCGGGTTCCGCCAGCACGACCTGGACTACTGCTTCCACCTGGTGGACCTGTTTATTGCCGAGCCCTTCAGCGGCGACGAGCGCCACGTGCGGCGCATCAGCCAGATCGCCGCCTTCGAGGCGGAGCGCCGCTGA
- a CDS encoding M13 family metallopeptidase, translated as MTETSPSAPAPVLAGVLETAAQDLSVRPQDDLFRHVNGAWLATAQIPADRPATGAFTQLRDEAELACRQIVEECAGQVSSGAAADGSEQAKIGALYATFMDEARIEALGAEPLRAELEPVLRAASKEELARLLGARLAIGFTGPVSVGVEVDLNDPERYTTWMGQSGLALPDESYYREESQAELRQAYVEHVAAMLRLAGVVGDLATGDAPGSREAGTAPDVDAATAVAQRVMAVETALAAGHWDRVRLRDIEQMNNPMTWAEAATGSFPWLQWLKGVEQAVRGADCERGTFLEELIVGQPDYLPHMGQVWESTSLEDLRAWVVWHVVHVRASLLSSAFVEENFAFYGKRLQGTDELRPRWKRGVGLVESCLGEAVGRIYVERHFPASHKDAMEVLVADLIEAYRQSISTLDWMSQETRGKALEKLSLFTPKIGYPKKFRDYSAVTVTAGDLLASVRSVEQVELAREVNRLGGPVDRDEWHMTPQTVNAYYNPTMNEIVFPAAILQPPFFDPQADAAVNYAGIGAVIGHEIGHGFDDQGSTFDGTGKVTDWWTEADREAFKERTGALIAQYDAYSPASLVARAAKEGDASKAPHVNGSLTIGENIGDLGGLGIALKAYRLALAREGLESEAQAPVIDGLSAMQRFFFSWARIWRGKNRDDYAELLLTIDPHSPAEFRCNGIVRNLDAFYEAFDVHEGDALWLAPQERVSIW; from the coding sequence ATGACTGAAACCTCACCCTCCGCCCCCGCCCCGGTCCTCGCTGGCGTGCTGGAGACCGCCGCCCAGGACCTGTCCGTGCGCCCGCAGGACGACCTGTTCCGCCACGTCAACGGAGCCTGGCTGGCGACGGCGCAGATCCCCGCTGATCGGCCCGCCACCGGTGCCTTCACCCAGCTGCGTGACGAGGCCGAGCTGGCCTGCCGCCAGATCGTGGAGGAGTGTGCCGGGCAGGTCTCCTCCGGCGCCGCCGCAGACGGTAGCGAGCAGGCCAAGATCGGGGCGCTCTACGCGACCTTCATGGACGAGGCCCGGATCGAGGCCCTGGGGGCTGAGCCGCTGCGGGCTGAGCTGGAGCCGGTGCTGCGGGCGGCCTCCAAGGAGGAGCTGGCTCGCCTGCTGGGAGCACGCCTGGCGATCGGCTTCACCGGCCCGGTGAGCGTGGGGGTGGAGGTGGACCTCAACGACCCGGAGCGCTACACCACCTGGATGGGCCAGTCCGGCCTGGCGCTGCCTGACGAGTCCTACTACCGGGAGGAGTCCCAGGCGGAGCTGCGGCAGGCTTATGTGGAGCACGTGGCGGCCATGCTGCGCCTGGCGGGGGTGGTCGGTGACTTGGCCACGGGTGACGCCCCGGGGTCCAGGGAGGCTGGCACGGCTCCCGACGTCGACGCGGCCACCGCTGTGGCCCAGCGGGTCATGGCGGTGGAGACGGCGCTGGCGGCCGGGCACTGGGACCGGGTGCGTCTGCGGGACATTGAGCAGATGAACAACCCGATGACCTGGGCGGAGGCGGCTACCGGCTCCTTCCCCTGGCTGCAGTGGCTGAAGGGTGTGGAGCAGGCGGTGCGGGGGGCTGACTGCGAGCGGGGCACCTTCCTGGAGGAGCTGATCGTGGGGCAGCCGGACTACCTGCCGCACATGGGCCAGGTGTGGGAGAGCACCAGCTTGGAGGACCTGCGCGCCTGGGTGGTGTGGCACGTGGTGCACGTGCGGGCCTCCTTGCTGTCCAGCGCCTTCGTGGAGGAGAACTTCGCCTTCTACGGCAAGCGCCTGCAGGGCACTGACGAGCTGCGGCCCCGATGGAAGCGCGGGGTGGGGCTGGTGGAGTCCTGCCTGGGTGAGGCGGTGGGGCGCATCTACGTGGAGCGGCACTTCCCGGCGTCGCACAAGGACGCTATGGAGGTGCTGGTGGCAGACCTGATCGAGGCCTACCGGCAGTCGATCAGCACCCTGGACTGGATGAGCCAGGAGACCCGCGGCAAGGCCCTGGAGAAGCTGTCCCTGTTCACCCCGAAGATCGGCTACCCCAAGAAGTTCCGGGACTACTCGGCGGTGACGGTCACGGCGGGCGACCTGCTGGCCAGCGTGCGCAGCGTGGAGCAGGTGGAGCTGGCTCGGGAGGTCAACCGGCTGGGCGGGCCGGTAGACCGCGATGAGTGGCACATGACGCCGCAGACGGTGAACGCCTACTACAACCCGACCATGAACGAGATCGTGTTCCCGGCGGCGATCCTGCAGCCGCCCTTCTTCGACCCGCAGGCGGACGCCGCCGTGAACTACGCGGGGATAGGCGCGGTTATCGGGCACGAGATCGGGCACGGCTTTGACGACCAGGGCTCCACCTTTGACGGCACCGGGAAGGTCACTGACTGGTGGACCGAGGCGGACCGGGAGGCCTTCAAGGAGCGCACAGGCGCGCTGATCGCCCAGTACGACGCCTACAGCCCTGCCTCCCTGGTGGCTCGTGCCGCCAAAGAGGGGGACGCCTCCAAGGCTCCGCACGTCAACGGCTCGCTGACGATCGGGGAGAACATCGGTGACCTGGGGGGCCTGGGGATCGCGCTCAAGGCCTACCGGCTGGCCCTGGCCCGGGAGGGCCTGGAGTCGGAGGCGCAGGCTCCCGTCATTGACGGCCTGAGCGCCATGCAGCGTTTCTTCTTCTCCTGGGCGCGCATCTGGCGGGGCAAGAACCGTGACGACTACGCCGAGCTGCTGCTGACGATCGACCCGCACTCACCTGCGGAGTTCCGGTGCAACGGGATCGTGCGGAACCTGGACGCCTTCTACGAGGCCTTTGACGTCCACGAGGGAGACGCCTTGTGGCTGGCCCCCCAGGAGCGCGTCAGCATCTGGTAG
- a CDS encoding LCP family protein, whose product MNEQEPAREAHESTGHPSASQPLCNRVTACYRRHRAATLLCALLAVLLVAVGTDLAVLLSRTERYPLAAPAQSGPAPETWLIVGTDSREDVPEGPGLPFGTVEEAGEGKRADVLALLQTQGSKVTVLLLPRDLIIGPSLFEEERLATSFLAGPQNTADLLCGSLGVPVHHLVTVSMAQFASIVDSLGGIDIDVAEPVQDVMAGLSLPQAGRVHLDGVTALALVRSRHPQVLRDGTWVTLSEAEGAHRRTLASGLVMREVMHRLRERTRSPLAARSLAHTVAGNTGLDQDTGLPDLLGLARAVTGAEQIDVVDVPAQVVNDTFVAPPTAETYRVLEEHGYQQAACTPAGG is encoded by the coding sequence TTGAACGAGCAAGAACCCGCACGAGAAGCGCACGAGAGCACCGGCCACCCCTCCGCCAGCCAGCCGCTGTGCAACCGGGTCACCGCCTGCTACCGCCGTCACCGCGCCGCCACCCTGCTGTGCGCCTTGCTGGCCGTGCTGCTGGTGGCCGTCGGCACTGACCTGGCGGTGCTGCTCTCCCGGACTGAGCGCTATCCGCTAGCGGCCCCAGCCCAGTCCGGACCTGCCCCGGAGACCTGGCTGATAGTCGGCACGGACTCGCGTGAGGACGTGCCGGAGGGCCCCGGCCTCCCCTTCGGCACAGTGGAGGAGGCTGGAGAAGGCAAGCGGGCGGACGTGCTCGCCCTGCTGCAGACCCAGGGCTCCAAGGTCACGGTCCTCCTGCTGCCCCGCGACCTGATCATCGGCCCCTCCTTATTCGAGGAGGAGCGCCTGGCCACCAGCTTCCTGGCTGGTCCCCAGAACACCGCGGACCTGCTGTGCGGGAGCCTGGGCGTGCCCGTGCACCACCTGGTCACCGTCAGCATGGCCCAGTTCGCCAGCATCGTGGACTCCCTGGGCGGCATCGACATAGACGTCGCTGAGCCCGTGCAGGACGTCATGGCCGGGCTCAGCCTCCCCCAGGCCGGCCGGGTGCACCTGGACGGCGTCACCGCCTTGGCCCTGGTCCGCTCCCGCCACCCGCAGGTACTCCGGGACGGTACCTGGGTGACCTTGTCGGAGGCCGAGGGAGCCCACCGCCGCACCCTCGCCAGCGGCCTGGTCATGCGTGAGGTCATGCACAGGCTCCGCGAGCGCACCCGCTCCCCGCTGGCCGCCCGCTCCTTGGCGCACACGGTGGCGGGCAACACCGGCCTGGACCAGGACACCGGTCTGCCGGACCTGCTGGGCCTGGCGCGGGCCGTGACCGGCGCGGAGCAGATCGACGTCGTGGACGTGCCTGCGCAGGTCGTCAACGACACCTTCGTGGCACCGCCCACCGCGGAGACCTACCGGGTCCTGGAGGAGCACGGCTACCAGCAGGCCGCCTGCACCCCCGCGGGCGGCTAG
- the pepN gene encoding aminopeptidase N: MPGQNLTRTEAAERAAVVTTEQYEVVLDLTRGEEVFGSVTTIRFRAVPGSSSFVDLIAPQVRSITLNGQSLDPAAVYADSRIALTGLAAENTLVVDADCAYMHTGEGLHRFTDPADGQTYLYSQFEVPDARRVYPCFEQPDLKASFTFTVTAPQGWTVFSNSPTPEPQAVTGSDGAPASRFAFAPTQPMSTYVTAIVAGPYVGRTDVYTAPDGRSIPLGTYCRASLLEHMDSEEILDLTKRGFAFYEELFATPYAFEKYDQVFVPEFNAGAMENAGCVTHRDDYIFRSRPVEARVERRAVTILHELAHMWFGDMVTMKWWNDLWLNESFAEYTSTLATAEATRFTQAWTTFQAAEKAWAYNQDQLSSTHPIAAEINDLHDVEVNFDGITYAKGASVLSALVAYVGRENFFRGIARYLAKHAYANATLADLLTELEATSGRDLQAWTRVWLQEAGVTTLRTRVSTDDAGVVTNLEVLQEVPEGSPASLRPHRLAVGCYDLVDGAMTRTARVEIDLDGAVAQVPELVGRPRPAVIVLNDDDLTYAKVRLDEASLRAGLEHVAAFADSLPRSLVLASAWDMVRDGELAAVDYLPSVLEALQVEEHSTVLRILLGQLSTCLGAYLPQAERPESFVATADALLQLLAAAAPGSDKQLQLAQALAGTASTPAQLDAVAAMLDGSRVPQGLVVDQDLRWELLTGLVAAGRLGEAEIAAEAERDVTTTGRERAAQARAAVPTAEAKAAAWSALVEDASIPNETQVKMLRGFAACARQPQLLAPYVAAYPGVVDQIWESRTFHMAENLLASLWSCVPVGLPGVDAEGVLRGWLESHPQAPAALRRIVAENLDDVLRVARVQATKPVL; the protein is encoded by the coding sequence ATGCCCGGTCAGAACCTGACCCGCACGGAGGCGGCCGAACGCGCCGCCGTCGTTACTACTGAGCAGTACGAGGTCGTCCTGGACCTCACCCGTGGTGAGGAGGTGTTCGGTTCTGTCACCACCATCCGTTTCCGGGCAGTTCCTGGCTCCAGCAGCTTCGTGGACCTGATCGCGCCGCAGGTCCGTTCCATCACCCTCAACGGCCAGTCCCTGGACCCGGCCGCCGTCTACGCCGACTCGCGCATCGCCCTGACGGGCCTGGCTGCAGAGAACACGCTGGTGGTGGACGCCGACTGCGCCTACATGCACACCGGTGAGGGCCTGCACCGTTTCACCGACCCGGCAGACGGCCAGACCTACCTGTACTCGCAGTTCGAGGTGCCGGACGCCCGCCGGGTCTACCCCTGCTTCGAGCAGCCGGACCTGAAGGCCTCCTTCACCTTCACGGTCACGGCCCCGCAGGGCTGGACGGTGTTCTCCAACTCCCCCACGCCTGAGCCCCAGGCGGTCACCGGCAGCGACGGCGCCCCGGCCTCACGCTTCGCTTTCGCCCCCACCCAGCCGATGAGCACCTACGTCACCGCGATCGTGGCGGGCCCCTACGTGGGGCGCACGGACGTCTACACCGCCCCGGACGGCCGCAGCATCCCCCTGGGCACCTACTGCCGGGCCTCCCTGCTGGAGCACATGGACTCCGAGGAGATCCTGGACCTGACCAAGCGGGGCTTCGCCTTCTACGAGGAGCTGTTCGCCACCCCCTACGCCTTTGAGAAGTACGACCAGGTCTTCGTGCCTGAGTTCAACGCCGGGGCCATGGAGAACGCGGGCTGCGTGACGCACCGTGACGACTACATCTTCCGCTCCCGGCCGGTGGAGGCCCGGGTGGAGCGGCGGGCGGTCACGATCCTGCACGAGCTGGCACACATGTGGTTCGGTGACATGGTCACCATGAAGTGGTGGAACGACCTGTGGCTCAACGAGTCCTTCGCCGAGTACACCTCCACCCTGGCCACGGCGGAGGCCACGCGCTTCACGCAGGCCTGGACCACCTTCCAGGCCGCGGAGAAGGCCTGGGCCTACAACCAGGACCAGCTCTCCTCCACCCACCCGATCGCCGCCGAGATCAACGACCTGCACGACGTGGAGGTCAACTTTGACGGCATCACCTACGCCAAGGGCGCCTCGGTGCTCTCCGCCCTGGTGGCCTACGTGGGCCGGGAGAACTTCTTCCGGGGCATCGCCCGCTACCTGGCCAAGCACGCCTACGCCAACGCGACCCTGGCGGACCTGCTCACCGAGCTGGAGGCCACCAGCGGGCGGGACCTGCAGGCCTGGACCAGGGTGTGGCTGCAGGAGGCCGGGGTCACCACCTTGCGGACCCGGGTAAGCACCGACGACGCCGGGGTGGTCACCAACCTGGAGGTGCTGCAGGAGGTGCCGGAGGGCTCCCCCGCGTCCCTGCGCCCCCACCGTCTGGCGGTGGGCTGCTACGACCTGGTGGACGGGGCCATGACCCGTACCGCCCGGGTGGAGATCGACCTGGACGGCGCAGTGGCGCAGGTGCCCGAGCTGGTGGGCCGCCCGCGCCCGGCCGTGATCGTGCTCAACGACGACGACCTGACCTACGCCAAGGTCCGGCTGGACGAGGCCTCGCTGCGGGCGGGACTGGAGCACGTGGCCGCCTTCGCGGACTCCCTGCCGCGCTCCCTGGTGCTGGCCTCCGCCTGGGACATGGTGCGTGACGGCGAGCTGGCGGCGGTGGACTACCTGCCCTCGGTCCTGGAGGCCCTGCAGGTGGAGGAGCACTCCACGGTGCTGCGCATCCTGCTGGGGCAGCTGTCCACCTGCCTGGGTGCCTACCTGCCGCAGGCTGAGCGCCCCGAGAGCTTTGTGGCCACGGCGGACGCGCTGCTGCAGCTGCTGGCGGCGGCTGCGCCCGGCTCTGACAAGCAGCTGCAGCTGGCGCAGGCCCTGGCGGGCACGGCCAGCACCCCGGCCCAGCTGGACGCCGTCGCCGCCATGCTGGACGGCAGCCGGGTCCCGCAGGGACTGGTGGTGGACCAGGACCTGCGTTGGGAGCTGTTGACGGGGCTGGTGGCCGCCGGGCGCCTGGGTGAGGCGGAGATCGCGGCGGAGGCCGAGCGGGACGTGACCACCACCGGGCGGGAGCGTGCGGCGCAGGCCCGGGCGGCGGTGCCCACGGCGGAGGCCAAGGCGGCCGCCTGGAGCGCCCTGGTGGAGGACGCCAGCATCCCCAACGAGACGCAGGTCAAGATGCTGCGGGGCTTCGCCGCCTGCGCCCGCCAGCCGCAGCTGCTGGCGCCTTACGTGGCGGCCTACCCGGGGGTGGTGGACCAGATCTGGGAGTCGCGCACCTTCCACATGGCGGAGAACCTGCTGGCCTCCTTGTGGAGCTGCGTGCCGGTGGGGCTGCCTGGGGTTGACGCCGAGGGCGTGCTGCGCGGCTGGCTGGAGTCTCACCCCCAGGCGCCTGCGGCG